The following nucleotide sequence is from Primulina tabacum isolate GXHZ01 chromosome 2, ASM2559414v2, whole genome shotgun sequence.
catcatctgcaaatacgtCATGAAAATCCCTAACTACCTCAATCTCATTCAACTTCATCGTCATCTCAGTATTCACATCTATGACAACAGCTAAAAACCCATGACACCCCTTTGATAACATTTCCTGAGCTTTGAGACAAGAAATACAAGGAGTGCCCAACGAAATACCTGAACTCTGGAAAATCCCGCTATCATCATCTTCGGTAGGAAATCGCACCGTCTTAGCAATGCAATCAATAACGGCACGATATGACGATAGCCAGTCCATTCACAAAATAACATCTAATGCCACCATGAGAATAATAATAAGATCAGCAAAATAGATTTTCTCATTACCTTGTATTGTACAACCTTTAAGAATACTAAAAGGCCATATTTCGTCTCCCGATGGCAACAAAATACTATAATGGAGGGGTTCATAAGATGGAACAACATTCAAGGAGCGCAAAAAaatttcagacataaaagaatgcgTAGCACCAGTCTCTATCAATGTAATAGCGGCCTTGCCTGAAATTAAGATAGTACCTGATATaacagaagaatcaggatttgCGCCTTCTTTGGTCATTGTGAAAATTCTGCCTTGAACCCTATCCTTCTCTTTCTCACCCTTTACTGGACAATTTTTGATGACGTGTCCAACACCTCCACAACAAAAGCATCGATTACTTCCAACCAAACACTCACCTGTATGCATTTTGCCAAATTTTGAACATATAGGTCGATCATACGCAGGCGGTGGCAGAGGAGCTTCGGGTCGATGCTCCTCTTTCTCTTTGCCTCTGAACTTACCCTCACCCTTCCATCCAGATCCTTGGCCCTTAGCAGAAAAATCTTGGCGCTTCAACTGTCTTTCTCTTTCAATTTTCTTCTCGTCCCGCTCAGCCATCCATGCTTTTTCAACAATCTCTTTATATGAAGCAGCTTTAGACATTCGAACGTCTCTTTTAATTTCAGCCCGAACACCTCTAAGAAAATGCTCTTCCTCTTCGATGTCATTGTTGGCTAGATATGGGGAAAACTGACACCCCTCTTCGAATTTGAGAATATACTCTTGCATTGACATATTTCCTTGCTTCAGTTCTAGAAATTCCTTCATTTTTTGACTTCGAGCATCTCGAGGAAAATATTTGTcgtagaataaatctttaaactccTGCCATTTGGGTGCCGAGACCTTAATTGATACCTTAGTGGCGTCCCACCAAATCCTCGCCGTCTTGGTCAGTAGAAAAATGGCACAGCTGATtcgatctttatcttcaaactgAAGATAATCATAAATAGCCTCCACAGCTTTGACCCATTCCAAGGCGACAATGGGATCAGTGCTACCATCAAATTCTGGTGGTTTCATCTAACGAAATCTTTCGTATGCGCATTCACTACTAGGCTCGGGCCTCACttgctctctctctctccctcGCCCTGCATTCTGCATCCGTAAGAGCAGCTGGATTTGCTCGCCGTGTACCTTGGCATGTTCTTTCAGTAACTTGCTAAATTCACCAACCACTCTAGATGATGAACTATCCTCCACTTCTTGTGCTTTACGCTTAGGCGGCATGATCCTATGATACATATTAGTTTAAAACCATTTTCacacataacatatcataattattgagGCTACACATCCATATTATATCAAATGAAGCAGGTACATACATACAAATTGTCGACAGCAGAGGAAGTCATATGCCAAATCATTGGTCCAAAAATCTcgtctctgataccactaaatttAACACTCGTGACTAAAATGCATAATTAGTGCGGaatctttaaaatataatttggagaaaatgtgtaatttaaaaaaatttgggcagGATCTACCCGTAAATAAGACATGCCACCTGCCTAAAGCAACACATAAACACATGCAAAAGATTTCCATATCCATAAAATACCATTTAATGCAGTAACTACACATATTTCTGATTCAAATacaaaacaatattttcaatgtttcccaaaataaccaaaagcataaaatatcaaaatagcaTCCAACCACTATCTCCAAAGTTTGGCATATATCCTTCTCTCGCTTCGACAACTCAGGGATGATCAGTCTTTCTTACTTGTGcctgcatcacataaacataactggaatgagtataaaactcagcaaatggaatcaatactaaaaagatacatatatatcattttattgtaaaacataaaatgtatagcctcaatttcattttcttgaaaacattatccatctcatttcataaacgtcgaatcatcattaatatcatccgtcaagaatcataatacaacatcacatagggatgatattcatttcattgattAACTGAAGAATTGGTAGTTCTTATAAGATCGTTCATTTATTGTTAACCCTCTTCGTAAAAACGAATCTTATAGTAGGGACATGTATCTCTAcataaaatgcatcttataagagagcacatgttttcatcgttaattggccaattacattGCGAATTTAGAATTGCCAGAGGCAACACCGCTACTATcactatcaatccaatcattcaatcatataaaacttcattCAAGCATTTTATCGAACACCTTTGAGGCATCATATATAGTTTAACTCCTTTCATTCAAAAATGCTTATAATTGCactaccatatatatatatttacatatatatatcataaatggaatttgaaaggaattaacataataaaatcataaaaacacaTACAAATAGGATCATGTGATGCATTTAAGAaatgattccacttacaacacttggagCACTTGGTTTCCTAAACCTTGACGATGTTCATACAACAATAAACCCAATAACTAACCATCAACACccaaataataacattatatgaCTATTTAACCCAATACATCTATCACAACTATCATCCCCTAACTCCACCATCTTCAATAActcaagaagaagaagaaaaagatgaagaaccctagcttagAATCGATGGAGAAGAGAAAGAAAGAGAAGGGAAATGAGAAAAATTGAAGTCTCAATTgattttataccttaaaacacccAAAACACAGTTTTGCAATGTGCTGGGCGCTCAGGCGGTCATaaattaccgccctagcgcatACCATAATGTCCAAGAccaaaaatccagaaccagtggcgctcgggcagtcatTTCTTACCACTCGGGCGCCGCTCTACGCACGGCCACATCGAAGATGGCTTCTGAAAcacctcttcccttcataatttgaaaaaatgGTAAACttaaaagttgtagctctatgtcttggcttgcatctccaattggtcTCATGTCATTTAAAGTTCTGAGTAaagagttatgctcaatctcccaacatgtgtcacttgaGAAACGACAATACACACGACaaacttcggggcgcttttggcttgtcttccacaatgatttgaacaaaactcaaaacatgaaagttatagccttatgtcttatctttctaatgaaattaGCCTCctatcatttggatcaatatacaaaacattatgctaaaaatcacaactactgccataaTTTCAAACCGTTtcagcacttccattacctatttggcTCGAGATCAAATTTTTATTCTACCCATACATTCTCTGTTTCATTCTATATCATTCaataccattcatatcatatcttgaagccataaaccatcatcattacatcacatatcccaaacgatc
It contains:
- the LOC142537602 gene encoding uncharacterized protein LOC142537602 gives rise to the protein MKPPEFDGSTDPIVALEWVKAVEAIYDYLQFEDKDRISCAIFLLTKTARIWWDATKVSIKVSAPKWQEFKDLFYDKYFPRDARSQKMKEFLELKQGNMSMQEYILKFEEGCQFSPYLANNDIEEEEHFLRGVRAEIKRDVRMSKAASYKEIVEKAWMAERDEKKIERERQLKRQDFSAKGQGSGWKGEGKFRGKEKEEHRPEAPLPPPAYDRPICSKFGKMHTGECLVGSNRCFCCGGVGHVIKNCPVKGEKEKDRVQGRIFTMTKEGANPDSSVISGTILISGKAAITLIETGATHSFMSEIFLRSLNVVPSYEPLHYSILLPSGDEIWPFSILKGCTIQGNEKIYFADLIIILMVALDVIL